One window of the Oceanicaulis sp. genome contains the following:
- a CDS encoding 2-oxoglutarate and iron-dependent oxygenase domain-containing protein translates to MTRAAIDHFDLSDYTNADAPGRRSFGKAFVAALRRTGFVTVEGHALSEADIAQAYEVCAAYFALPETEKMKAAGALRGYTPFGREHAKDTDAPDLKEFFQIGHETGAREAPNVWPDEPEAFRETILALFDRLMDSARTILHAIEDGLDLPQDYFTSRVEGGTSLLRLLHYPPVPDGADPRCVRAAAHEDINLITLLVAAQGAGLEILDRDGRWLPVMNAPGHLVVDTGDMMARITGGDLPATTHRVVNPAGENVSRYSMPFFVQPRSDVMLEPVPGLDPERAEPPVSAGAFLEERLRAIGLKDG, encoded by the coding sequence ATGACCCGCGCCGCGATCGATCATTTCGACCTTTCGGACTACACGAACGCCGACGCGCCCGGCCGCCGCAGCTTCGGGAAGGCCTTCGTGGCCGCCCTGCGCCGCACCGGGTTCGTGACGGTGGAGGGCCATGCGCTGAGCGAGGCCGACATCGCCCAGGCCTACGAGGTCTGCGCGGCCTATTTCGCCCTTCCGGAAACCGAGAAGATGAAGGCGGCCGGCGCCTTGCGCGGCTATACGCCCTTCGGCCGCGAGCACGCCAAGGACACCGACGCGCCGGACCTCAAGGAGTTCTTCCAGATCGGCCACGAGACCGGCGCTAGGGAAGCGCCGAACGTCTGGCCTGATGAGCCCGAAGCCTTCCGCGAGACGATCCTTGCGCTGTTCGACCGGCTGATGGACAGCGCCCGGACGATCCTTCACGCGATCGAGGACGGGCTCGATCTGCCGCAAGACTATTTCACCAGCCGGGTGGAGGGCGGCACCTCGCTGCTGCGGCTTCTGCACTACCCGCCCGTGCCCGACGGCGCCGATCCGCGCTGTGTGCGCGCCGCCGCCCATGAGGACATCAACCTCATCACGCTGCTGGTCGCCGCCCAGGGCGCGGGGCTTGAAATCCTCGACCGGGACGGGCGCTGGCTGCCGGTGATGAACGCGCCCGGCCATCTGGTGGTGGACACCGGCGACATGATGGCCCGGATCACCGGCGGGGACCTGCCCGCGACCACCCACCGCGTGGTCAATCCGGCCGGCGAGAACGTCAGCCGCTACTCCATGCCCTTCTTCGTCCAGCCGCGTTCCGACGTGATGCTCGAACCCGTGCCGGGCCTCGACCCCGAGCGCGCCGAACCGCCTGTGAGCGCGGGCGCGTTCCTCGAAGAGCGCCTTCGCGCGATCGGGCTGAAGGACGGGTAG